Proteins found in one Flexistipes sp. genomic segment:
- a CDS encoding DpnD/PcfM family protein produces MQNYKIEIKEISAKIVSVKAPSEIEALDRVKKQYRSGDIVLEYDSFVDVEFSVFESGKEDTHG; encoded by the coding sequence ATGCAAAACTATAAAATTGAAATTAAAGAAATTTCAGCAAAAATCGTGAGTGTCAAAGCTCCCTCTGAGATTGAAGCCTTAGATAGGGTCAAAAAGCAGTACCGAAGTGGAGACATCGTCCTTGAGTATGACAGCTTTGTTGATGTTGAATTTTCTGTCTTCGAAAGCGGGAAGGAGGACACTCATGGCTAA
- a CDS encoding DUF6094 domain-containing protein produces the protein MSRLASQAKMGHYPTPPEVIEQIKELFSFSSGSRCIDTCCGQGDALAGLTEQAPVETYGIELDKDRARQAKGRLGKVLNCDAIYETRITNNAFDLLFLNPTYDWETKEREESDTERTEKKFLQFHLRYLNTKGVLVYVIPFASLKHTYRLFLRLKDLRVLAFPKELYKQFKQVVVIGKSSAFSGKSEIDAKRAMMKNIIKYVEPETAYESLWTTESILRAGDYRPLYEVERNNVELKNFTSTRIDPDEVLPFVKSSQVYAEYDRRISVDKVEEIQPLSMLRNGHLAMLLASGMMNGRLKNDKYDLVVKGNIKSFMQQNGEEEDELLNGSEKTTVKSTKKYQVQVRALDLNSLQFINIE, from the coding sequence ATGAGTCGTTTAGCATCTCAAGCTAAAATGGGGCATTATCCCACGCCCCCCGAAGTTATAGAGCAAATAAAGGAACTCTTTAGTTTCTCATCTGGTAGCAGATGTATTGATACCTGCTGTGGTCAAGGCGATGCTCTTGCCGGTTTAACTGAGCAAGCTCCTGTAGAAACATATGGCATTGAGCTTGATAAGGACAGAGCAAGACAAGCAAAAGGAAGGTTAGGCAAAGTGTTGAACTGTGATGCGATTTATGAAACACGCATAACAAATAATGCTTTCGACCTTTTGTTTCTTAATCCGACTTATGATTGGGAAACTAAAGAGCGTGAAGAATCAGATACCGAGAGAACGGAAAAAAAATTTCTTCAGTTTCATCTGCGGTATCTGAATACCAAAGGTGTTTTAGTGTATGTAATACCTTTTGCATCGCTAAAACACACATATCGTCTATTCCTCAGATTAAAGGACTTACGGGTTCTTGCTTTTCCTAAAGAACTGTATAAACAGTTCAAGCAGGTAGTTGTAATTGGCAAATCTTCTGCTTTTTCAGGAAAATCGGAAATAGATGCAAAGCGTGCTATGATGAAAAATATCATCAAATATGTTGAACCGGAAACGGCTTATGAGTCGCTCTGGACAACAGAAAGCATCTTACGTGCGGGTGATTATCGTCCTCTTTATGAGGTTGAAAGAAACAATGTGGAGTTGAAAAACTTCACATCAACCCGCATAGACCCTGATGAAGTCCTCCCTTTTGTTAAGTCATCCCAAGTATATGCCGAGTATGATCGCCGGATATCAGTTGATAAAGTCGAAGAAATACAGCCTTTATCAATGCTGAGAAATGGACATTTGGCAATGTTGCTCGCATCAGGGATGATGAATGGAAGGCTAAAAAACGACAAGTATGATTTAGTCGTTAAGGGAAACATAAAGTCTTTCATGCAACAAAATGGCGAGGAAGAAGACGAATTACTTAATGGTAGTGAGAAAACAACCGTTAAGAGTACAAAAAAGTATCAGGTTCAAGTCAGAGCTTTGGACCTGAATTCTTTGCAGTTTATAAATATAGAATAG
- a CDS encoding ArdC family protein, translating to MAKKTKKSVYDIITEKIIEQIESGTPPWKAGWMRKHFNGFAKREYQGLNQLLLSWDMQVMEYTSSVWFSFKQVQQLGGSIKKGAKSSMVIFNKKITAQNNDKDEEKEDKKDDIEVFDESEQEKDKQEDKKPKTFFLMRYYRVFNLDDVEGIDKSKYVNLANSKQEKPENIVKGMQNDGLNIQYTGVQPCYIPSWDTVQIPDIGNFESTDSYYSSLFHEIAHSTGHESRLKRAGVSNIDTGDKHQYSYEELVAEIGAAFLMAETGMRINYENSSAYVKGWSKFIKENKKAIFQASAEARKAVQYVVEKAERASNSKVA from the coding sequence ATGGCTAAGAAAACTAAAAAATCCGTCTATGATATAATCACTGAAAAAATCATAGAACAGATAGAGTCTGGCACTCCGCCTTGGAAAGCCGGATGGATGAGAAAACATTTTAACGGATTTGCAAAAAGAGAATACCAGGGGCTTAACCAACTATTGCTCTCTTGGGATATGCAGGTGATGGAATATACATCATCGGTATGGTTCTCTTTTAAGCAGGTCCAACAATTGGGCGGTAGCATCAAAAAAGGTGCAAAAAGCTCAATGGTGATTTTTAACAAAAAAATTACTGCTCAAAATAACGACAAAGACGAGGAAAAAGAGGACAAAAAAGACGATATTGAAGTCTTTGACGAAAGTGAGCAGGAGAAAGATAAACAGGAGGATAAGAAGCCTAAAACTTTCTTCCTGATGCGATATTACAGGGTTTTTAACCTTGATGATGTTGAAGGGATTGACAAGAGTAAATATGTTAATCTTGCAAACTCTAAACAAGAAAAGCCCGAAAATATCGTAAAAGGTATGCAGAACGATGGCTTAAATATTCAGTATACCGGGGTTCAACCTTGTTATATCCCCTCGTGGGATACGGTACAAATCCCGGATATTGGTAATTTTGAGTCAACGGATAGTTATTACTCTTCTCTCTTTCACGAAATCGCTCATTCCACAGGGCATGAGTCAAGACTTAAAAGAGCGGGAGTGTCAAATATAGATACTGGCGACAAGCATCAATACTCTTATGAGGAGCTTGTTGCAGAGATCGGTGCAGCTTTTTTAATGGCTGAAACCGGAATGAGAATAAATTATGAAAACTCCAGTGCGTATGTGAAAGGTTGGAGTAAATTCATAAAAGAAAACAAAAAGGCTATCTTTCAAGCTTCTGCGGAAGCAAGGAAGGCTGTTCAGTATGTAGTTGAAAAAGCTGAACGGGCTTCTAATAGCAAAGTGGCTTAG
- a CDS encoding DUF3232 domain-containing protein yields the protein MKNNIKNISLTKREKEYILQNENKNKVEESIERYETISDLVEGDDIGENLLGNLIEKASEYVKVICRNDVIGNTQAKRLEGEKFRELMMELDRRRTSAHEALISALHALNRYCLKEYEGECPKGGIYSLDPSTIRNRVAVGDWAGQLIYGIFVKRKK from the coding sequence ATGAAAAATAACATAAAAAACATTTCTCTCACCAAGAGAGAGAAGGAGTATATTTTGCAAAACGAAAACAAAAATAAAGTAGAGGAAAGTATCGAAAGATACGAAACTATATCAGATCTCGTTGAGGGTGACGATATAGGTGAAAATCTTTTAGGCAACCTGATTGAAAAGGCATCTGAGTATGTAAAAGTGATTTGCAGAAATGATGTTATAGGTAACACTCAGGCAAAAAGGCTTGAGGGTGAAAAGTTCAGAGAATTGATGATGGAGCTGGATAGACGAAGAACATCAGCCCATGAAGCTTTAATCTCGGCTCTTCATGCTTTAAACAGATATTGCCTAAAAGAATATGAAGGTGAATGTCCCAAAGGCGGGATATATTCACTCGATCCCTCTACTATCCGTAACAGGGTAGCGGTCGGCGATTGGGCCGGACAACTTATTTACGGAATTTTTGTTAAAAGAAAAAAATAA
- a CDS encoding DEAD/DEAH box helicase, with translation MDYLEKNKINFFFYNGQLDWYWFPTDYVRQGDTPFGYVVGQFSEFGHFSLNEIFSVGMTVGGVYKTPRSLKEVVNIVENGGILEGAADISLEKFREVTKSKKTLQNFLDSLPEDPDDPNGSGPGGGEPEKKEDDNLTLTDFLNEFGDTLKEKAVSKLKPVYNPAQIGEWEKQENSKLNKLIRKPFNSQRHAILALAKGFYKEKKKSLILTAEMGTGKTIMSVCVAYLNPRQNKRTLVVCPPHLARKWVREIKETIPGAKVKTLDKVSDVDTDKPQGMEFWVLKNTKAKLHYKEKSLVKWDEETLRAKKCPDCGVLLASENIEDEKNNSATCTNCGTPLYQADREGFRRYGLAEYIKRQKVKVDFLILDEVHELKGGDTAVGQAMANLVSCADKTLAMTGTLMGGYAKNLFYILFRMFTKRFIEKGYAHNSVTSFERNYGVIEETRIYVRESGRNSSIGKKLKSVRIHSKPGMSPALLPEFILDSTYFMKLSDVSDQLPKYNEDIISVPMENTQKEIYKEFENELTSEVKQALARGSNKLLGALVNSLYSLPDGARRGEIVYDPYTYNPQTQEGEVIAYAEPYDQYMLPKERKLIDKILEEKQENRKCAVFLEHTGTRNLVPDLVERLEAQGINALVLKTGSPATDKREAWIKKKLKENPDTDVLICNPNLVKTGLDLLDFPTIIFFQTGYNIYTLRQASRRSWRIGQDKPVRVYYMAYAETMQEQAMKLIASKLETSLAVEGDLSDQGLSSMSEGESMAIQMAKELVGDKKTEDRSLGDVFSSYREKDAVADFDLDETFEIADLTETATEVKEIKTSKGRTRTIESTVHKIITNLEPKKHTVGKGKKKGEVEMVSVFDMLEALDSEDAA, from the coding sequence ATGGATTATCTTGAAAAAAACAAAATCAACTTCTTTTTCTACAACGGTCAGCTCGACTGGTACTGGTTTCCTACTGATTATGTCAGGCAAGGTGATACACCTTTCGGATATGTTGTAGGTCAGTTCAGCGAGTTTGGTCATTTCTCACTGAATGAAATATTTTCAGTTGGAATGACAGTCGGGGGAGTCTATAAGACTCCAAGATCACTAAAAGAAGTAGTGAATATTGTCGAAAACGGTGGCATCCTTGAAGGTGCTGCTGATATAAGTTTAGAAAAATTTAGGGAAGTTACAAAGAGTAAGAAAACTCTTCAAAACTTTTTAGACTCACTGCCCGAAGATCCAGACGATCCTAACGGTTCTGGTCCGGGCGGTGGTGAACCTGAAAAGAAAGAAGATGACAATCTTACTTTAACTGACTTCCTGAACGAGTTTGGAGACACTCTTAAAGAGAAGGCTGTGAGCAAGCTCAAGCCTGTTTATAATCCCGCTCAAATCGGTGAGTGGGAAAAACAAGAGAACTCCAAGCTCAATAAATTAATTAGAAAACCTTTTAATAGCCAGCGTCATGCAATCCTGGCACTGGCTAAAGGGTTTTACAAAGAAAAAAAGAAATCTTTAATCCTTACAGCGGAAATGGGGACTGGCAAGACGATAATGTCAGTTTGTGTGGCATATCTTAATCCACGCCAAAACAAGAGGACACTTGTTGTTTGTCCACCCCATTTGGCAAGAAAATGGGTTAGAGAGATTAAAGAGACAATTCCAGGGGCAAAAGTAAAAACATTGGATAAAGTATCCGATGTTGATACTGATAAGCCCCAAGGTATGGAGTTTTGGGTATTAAAAAATACTAAGGCGAAGCTCCATTATAAAGAAAAATCGCTTGTAAAGTGGGATGAAGAAACACTCAGAGCAAAGAAATGTCCTGATTGTGGAGTTCTGCTCGCAAGCGAAAATATAGAAGATGAAAAAAATAATTCTGCAACCTGCACTAACTGTGGTACACCTCTTTATCAAGCAGATAGAGAAGGTTTTCGCAGATACGGCCTTGCAGAATATATAAAAAGGCAGAAAGTCAAAGTAGATTTCCTTATCCTCGATGAAGTCCATGAGTTAAAAGGCGGTGATACCGCTGTTGGGCAGGCTATGGCAAATCTTGTTAGCTGTGCTGACAAAACTCTTGCTATGACTGGTACACTCATGGGCGGGTATGCAAAGAACCTTTTTTATATCCTCTTTCGTATGTTTACAAAGAGATTTATTGAAAAAGGTTATGCCCATAACTCCGTAACGTCTTTTGAAAGAAATTACGGAGTAATCGAGGAAACCCGGATATATGTAAGAGAGTCCGGAAGAAATTCTTCCATAGGCAAAAAGCTGAAGTCAGTCAGAATTCACAGTAAACCGGGTATGTCACCGGCTTTACTTCCTGAGTTTATCCTCGACTCAACATATTTTATGAAGCTTTCCGATGTTTCAGATCAGCTTCCGAAATATAATGAGGATATAATTTCAGTTCCTATGGAAAATACTCAAAAGGAAATCTACAAAGAATTTGAGAATGAGCTGACATCTGAAGTTAAACAAGCTTTAGCGAGAGGTTCAAATAAGCTTTTGGGAGCTTTGGTAAATTCGCTGTATTCCTTGCCTGATGGGGCGAGAAGAGGTGAGATTGTATATGATCCATATACATACAATCCGCAGACCCAAGAAGGTGAGGTCATAGCATATGCAGAACCTTATGATCAATATATGCTCCCTAAAGAGCGGAAATTAATAGACAAAATTCTTGAGGAAAAGCAGGAGAACCGCAAGTGTGCTGTATTTTTAGAGCATACAGGTACAAGAAACTTAGTTCCTGATCTTGTTGAAAGACTTGAAGCACAAGGAATTAACGCACTTGTACTAAAAACCGGCTCACCTGCGACCGACAAGCGGGAAGCATGGATAAAGAAAAAATTGAAGGAAAATCCGGATACAGATGTTCTCATTTGTAATCCGAATCTTGTTAAAACGGGTTTGGATTTACTGGATTTTCCGACAATTATCTTCTTCCAGACGGGCTATAATATTTATACGCTTCGTCAGGCATCCCGCAGGTCTTGGAGAATTGGACAGGATAAGCCTGTTAGAGTTTACTATATGGCTTATGCTGAGACAATGCAGGAACAGGCAATGAAGTTAATAGCATCAAAACTTGAGACTTCATTGGCTGTTGAGGGTGATCTTTCCGACCAAGGCTTATCTTCTATGTCTGAGGGTGAATCAATGGCTATTCAGATGGCCAAAGAACTGGTTGGAGATAAAAAGACAGAAGATCGCAGTCTGGGAGATGTGTTTTCTTCCTACAGGGAGAAAGACGCTGTGGCCGATTTTGACCTTGATGAAACCTTTGAAATTGCTGATCTCACTGAGACAGCTACAGAGGTTAAAGAAATCAAGACATCAAAAGGCAGAACCCGGACAATCGAATCTACTGTCCACAAGATCATCACAAATCTTGAACCTAAAAAGCATACTGTCGGCAAAGGCAAAAAGAAGGGCGAAGTCGAAATGGTTTCGGTTTTCGATATGCTTGAAGCTTTAGACAGTGAAGATGCTGCATAA